In Setaria italica strain Yugu1 chromosome IX, Setaria_italica_v2.0, whole genome shotgun sequence, the genomic stretch GCTCGCGCCGCCGGTTGCCCCTgctcgcgccgcccgccgccttccCTCCACCCCAGGTCGcgttgcccgccgccgccagctcgcgccgcccgctgcctTCCCTCCACCCCaggtcgcgccgcccgccgccctcacCTTTCTCATCCTGGGAGCCTGCTCATGTCAGAGCATAGCGGCCTCGGAGATCTAGGGCCTCCCCAAGCAGCCGCCACTGCTCGTGCCCCTGGAGGCCActtcggcgacggcgccggcgaagcAACTCTTGCCGCCGCGCGGCACGAGCACTGGGCACCATGATGGATGGTAGGTCGACGCTTCCCTCACCGTCGTTGTAGCCGCAGTTCTCGGGGCCACGGGACGAGCGGGTGCGTGGGGACTGCTACGGCAAAGTCGCCGATTGCTGCTTCTTCTTGCCCTTGGAAGTAGGCATGGCCGCGACGGGAGGTTTGGAGGTCTTTGTGCTTTCTAATTTTGGCTGGGAAAAAACACATGGATGTGTGTGCCGGCGAGGCCGCTGGTGGAGGAAGACGGCAGCCGCCGGCGTTGGGTGGATGCGATTGCGAGGCTTCCGCTTTCAGAAAGCTGGGTTGCCAAACAGATCTCAGCTTTCAGAAAGCTAGCTTTCGGAAAGCCACCATTCCACGACGAGAAGCTAAAGATCAGCTTTCAGAAAgcaaaagctcaaacaaacggGCCTTAGCTTCCTGAAGCTTTTGTCTATATTCAAAGATTGCTTGGAGACGTATATCTTCAACAGATAGACCTACTAGTGAAACGCCGGAACTACCTACCATGACTATATATGAGATGGCTTGCGAACTGATGGCACTTTGTTGTGTGCAATCTCGAGAAAAAAATGATGTGAAGCCACCTGCATATTTAAATAGATGTGAAGCCAGTTCAAATTTTCACCAGTCTCGACATTGCAACATCTCCTTACCTTCGCTACAAGTAGAAGGTGCAGCTAATCGGACTTAGTTCCTCGATCCGTTCATCAGTGCTCGCGAGTTTTCCCACCCAAATATGGCGCAGCCTTCGCATAGCTACATCAACGATGGGACCCCACGGAACGGTATCGTCCTCCTCCCTGTGGAAACGGGAACTGTGCCACCACAATGCTCCCACCTGCTCAACCCCGAGGAGTTCCGGCGGCAGGGCCACCGGGTCATCGACTTCATCGCCGACTACTATGCCAGCAATCAGTATGGGCGACtacagggtgtttggatctttagttcggactaaaattcatgtcacatcaaatattcggaagctaattaggataagctaattataaaactaattacacagacggaggctaattcgcgggatgaatctattaaacctaattaattcatcattagcacatatttattgtagcatcacattgttacATCATgaagtaattaggcttaatagattcgtctcgcaaattaggcTCCAgtacaattgattttataatttaATGTGACCGGAACTTTAGGAGGttataaagaaacaaaaatccCTGCCCCGTGCATCCCAGTGTCAACCCCTGCTTCCTACGCCGCCAGCTACCTGCGGACGCGCCGTCGCTTCCGGAGGGCGACGCGTTCGACGCCTCGCTGCGGGGAAGAAAATTCAGTGCAGCCCGGATGCAAAGCGCATCCGGTGCGCACCCGTCCGCTCGGTCGACGCGTGGAGGCGGAAGAAAATCGGACGGTCGCGCGTCTGGGAAGGCTCCTCGCGGCTTGGCTGCCTGGCTCCTCGCGCGACTGCATGGCTCGGCTGGGAATTGGAATAGGCGCGGCGCGCGGAGtacatgcatgcagcatgctgCCGTGCCTTGCCTATGATTGGCCCATGCATCTGGGCCGCCTAGCGTGGTGTGATTGGCCCAAAGATCACGAAGGGGCAGTACACGTACAGAACTACAGATCCCTTTACGCCTGAATAATTGACAGCGCGCAAGGTAACTGACGCCTGAAGGATTATGGTAGCTACAGGTAAGCGTGAACAATAATGGAGACCGAAATATAAAAGATAAAAGAGGGTTCAACTGCAAACAAAAATCATATGGCGGTAGCATCACAGTTAAAAGATTAAATTCATTATTACACCATAATAAAATCTAGGGCAAATAACAAAATCCCACATGTAAAGTGGAAACTTTAACAGCTTAGCACATTTACATGTTTTCATGATTGGATCCTCCAGCGAAATGTAATTTCCTAACTGTTGACTGCAATGTGGCGTCTTGATCAACTCCAAGTAGCAAACTTGTATATCCTCCTTGTATATATGGGGCAGACATGGTAGAAGAATTCCCAATCATATTAAAGTGTGGCATTGTCGCATTACCATATCCACCTTGGATCAACGGAGCAGACACGATAGAGGAATTAAGATCCTGTATCATATTAAATGTGAGTATAAGTAAATAAATTGTGAAAAGGGTATAATTAGTCTGAATCATGTCTTACAGTTAATTGCTTTGGATCAGCACCTCCATCTCCATTTTCTGCAGCAGTATTTGGATCCTCTCCTGCAGATGACAAAAATGAACATAAAAAATTTATTATAGAAGGCTGCATCTGGAATGGGTAGGATCAATACCTTTCTTCTTAGcacttttcttctttgactttaCTGTCTTCTTTTCAACCACATTTTTGAACCGTGCATTCTTTGGGCCTTTTACCACCTGAGGAACTCTAAAAGATATTACACCATTCAATGAGCCTGTGTCACATTCATGGCGAATTGGAGGAACctcatttgatttttcttgcaTCTTGCTAAGAGAAGTATCTGCTTCCAAGTCCAACTTCTCTATGGCTTTCTCCAAATCATCAATAAGTTCTCTTGACACTGAACACTTCAATGCAATGGTTGTAGCTTTTCGAGAGATAAGTGCAGCACGTGCTTTCAaatcttcctcctcacttcCTTGTTTGTCGATATAAAATCCCCTTTTCGCATATTTTGTCCATCTGTTTAGAATATATTCCGATGGCAAACTATACACTCCATTTATATTGAGGACTCTAAGGGCATGCTTGCACAATATACCTATACAATATGGATACCATTTTCAGCAAattgtataaaaaaatataatggcTTTAAACTTTTTGTACGTACCTATAGCTTCAAACTTTCTGCAAGAACATGTAATGGTAGAATCTGCACTATTGAACACTACAGTTGCTCCATGATCGGATTGCATGTATGTGATAAAGAATGTTAGGTTGGTCCCTTCAGTTTGTAGCAATTTATGAGACAATGATAATTGTTTTTTAAATTCACCCTCAAACTCAGAATACATCCTTCTTGTGTATGATTCCGCTGCAGTCTTCAGCATAGGTAAATTTGGGGTGTAAGTAACCGCGTCCTTTCGGCGTGAATTAAAGTCTTCATCTAACTCATTTTCACGAAGACTAACTGAAACCTTCTCACATTCTACAAGAAGTTCTGAAAGACCGAGTTTCCTACGAAATCTTTTCTTAAACACATTGTTCATGCCTTCACTCCTTTGAGTCGAGGTCATATCCGCTGTAAAAGCATCACGGTACACAGCTGCCCACTTTGCCCTCAAATCATATAGGTTTCTCATCCAAGAGTTATCCTCCAGATTATATTCAGATAACAACTCATTCCACTTCTCAATGAAGTAAGCCTCCGATCTATCTTCATACACACATCTCTTAAAATCAGGTAGAAACTTGTTATCTGACTCGTGAATTACATGCCCGAGATGTTTAGCAGCATTTAAGTAAATGTGCCACAAACAAAGGCGATGGCTTGTATTTGGGAATACATAAGCAATTGCTCCAGCCATGGCCGCGTCTTGATCAGTGAAAATTGTCCTTGGATGCTTGCCTGACATTGCTGTTAGGAAGGTTTCAAAGAGccaaacaaatgattcaatagaTTCATTAAATATCAATGCAGCCCCAAATATTATCGTCTGCTTGTGATGGTTTGTTCCAAGGATCGGAGCAAAAGGCATCtcaaacttattagtctgaAATGTAGTGTCAAATGACACAGCATCACCAAAGCATTTGTAGTCCATAATAGATTGACCATCTGCCCAGAAAAAATTTGCTATCCGACCATCTTTCTCATCTACCTGAACGGCATAAAAAAATGTAGGATCCTGTGACTGTTTGTTTCTCAGGTATTCTACCAGTGTCTGTACATCATTGGCTTCTAAGTACTTTCTGCGCTCACGTCCAATCTCGTTATTGCAATCCATTTTTGCAAAAGGCACTTTGTCAGCTCCTCCGTAAAACTGCTTCATGAACTCATACACCTGGGCTGGCTTCATCCCGGCATCTCGTATCTGGCCAATTAGCATCCTGTCTGCTTCAGTGACACGTCGTTGGGATCTCAGCTTGTGCGACTTATTTGGACTAGCAAGGTAATGATTATGTTCAGTTACAATCTTTTGCACTGTCCAAATCCCCTCTCTGCTGACACTAAACTGAACACGAGCATCACAACCTGTCCTTGTAGTGTCTTTTGATGACTCGGTTTGCCGATGTCCTTGGCTACTGCAAACTATATATTTCTGAGATATACTACCATCCACTCGACGCTTTGTATTGCTCTTTCTAACACTGAACCCAACCTTACCGGCATATGTGTTATACATCTCAAAGGCTTGTTCTTCTGATTCAAAATTCATTCCAACTTCAGGAGTGATCCCAACTTTATCTGCCACCTATTGTAAAATGAGATGATGATTAATTATTCAATCATGTTATGCATGATCGTACCAAAATAGATGAGTAATAACATGTGATGTATCTGTATTATCGTATAAATAAACATACAATGACCCTACCTGTGATGGCTGCTCTCTATCGACTCCATGACCACCGTCAGCGATTGCATCATCCTCATGCGCATCTGAGGTTGTCTGCTGTGAGCCTGTATCATGCGCTTTGttaatttatttcttctttGCATTGATAGTTTGGAAGGAGCAGGAGAACAGGGAGTTCTTCAAGACGTACAAGAAGGATCGGCCGGGAGAAGAGTCGGCGCAAAAAAATCCATCTGACAAGAAGCCTTCCGCTCCCAAGAGCTCAGAGCTTCAAACGAGGACAGGCAGATGGAGTTCCGCCGGTGATGCGTCACGAAACTGTCTCCAGTGGTGCGATCAGTCCTTTGGGTACTCTGCAGGTGATTTAGTAGCTCGTGtaaatcagaaattcagaatgaaTTGCACAACGCTGATGATTGCaaagataaatatttttttaaccatAACAAAGACTTACTTTCGTCGAGGCAGGAGGCTGTTCTTGGGTGCGTCGCCGGTCCGCCGGCcagatgaaggaggtggcgcgCCGGGCCagatggaggtggcggcgtcgcCGATCCGCCGGCCAGATGGACGGCAGCAACCCAAatgcaagcggcggcggcggcggcgcgttgcCAGGCGTCAAAGGGCAAAAACAGAGACTTACGAGAGGGATCTGTAGTTCTGTACATGTACTGCCCCTTCGTGATCTTTGGGCCAATCACACCACGCTAGGCGGCCCAGATGCATGGGCCAATCATAGGCAAGGCACGGcagcatgctgcatgcatgtaCTCCGCGCGCCGCGCCTATTCCAATTCCCAGCCGAGCCATGCAGTCGCGCGAGGAGCCAGGCAGCCAAGCCGCGAGGAGCCTTCCCAGACGCGCGACCGTCCGATTTTCTTCCGCCTCCACGCGTCGACCGAGCGGACGGGTGCGCACCGGATGCGCTTTGCATCCGGGCTGCACTGAATTTTCTTCCCGCTGCGGGAGGTCCGCGACCTCATCATCTTGCCCGGCCTAACGCACTGGCAGAGCCCTCGCCACTTCGCGCACTTCCCGGCGTCCAGCAGCACTGTCGGTGCCCTCGGCGAGGCCCTCACGGCCGGCATCAACGTCGTTCCCTTCACAtgggccgcctcgccggccgccacggAGCTCGAGATGGTCGTCATCGACTGGCTCGGCAAGGCGCTCCACTTGCCCGAGAGCCTAATGTtatgcggcggcagcggaggcatGACTTCACTGTTAGccaactgaccttccatccatcTTTTTATCCCGATTAATATTGGATCCGTGATTAAAatagctttagtcccgagttaAAAAAATGTCACCGAAGGCTACCGTGGGAGGAGCTTTAGTGCCGATTGTAAATAACTTTGTAATGATTAGAAAAAATCGCACCGATGGccgcacccttttgtcccggttgaaaacaccaaccgggacacaACATAGGCAAGCACACaggtctcctctcctcctcccctctctttCTTATCTTCTCCACACAGATAgcagctcctcctctccctttcttcctcctcctcctcctctccctccggtGCGGGCGGGcagctcctctccctcctctccttctcttcctctcccgccccctcccctcccctcccctccttctcttcctctcccgtCCCATCCCCTTCTGctgccccttcccttccccctctgctcgccccctCACTGGCGGTGAGGAGCGGGaggcgagggcgggcggcggctgggcgtcgcgcaggcgggcggcgggcggcgggcggcgtggtggttttttttttaaaactacCTCGGGATTAAAGAAACCCCCTTTTATCTTGAAAATTTAATCCCGATTGGGTATTGAAGAGATATGGTCCttatcaatcgggactaatgcTCAATTTTCTACCAGTGTTTATAGCTCGAAGACAAAACAAAGAAGAAGatggtacattttattttttaaaaaaaagaatgagtAAATTTCGTGAGGATGTATATGCAACTATAGTTCTCATAGATTTAAGATAAAATGATTAGTTAAAAACTGCTCGCTCCGGAATCTTTATTTTTACGCAACTTTCTATTTTAAAAATGAT encodes the following:
- the LOC101777584 gene encoding protein FAR1-RELATED SEQUENCE 5-like, with the translated sequence MKPAQVYEFMKQFYGGADKVPFAKMDCNNEIGRERRKYLEANDVQTLVEYLRNKQSQDPTFFYAVQVDEKDGRIANFFWADGQSIMDYKCFGDAVSFDTTFQTNKFEMPFAPILGTNHHKQTIIFGAALIFNESIESFVWLFETFLTAMSGKHPRTIFTDQDAAMAGAIAYVFPNTSHRLCLWHIYLNAAKHLGHVIHESDNKFLPDFKRCVYEDRSEAYFIEKWNELLSEYNLEDNSWMRNLYDLRAKWAAVYRDAFTADMTSTQRSEGMNNVFKKRFRRKLGLSELLVECEKVSVSLRENELDEDFNSRRKDAVTYTPNLPMLKTAAESYTRRMYSEFEVSRELIDDLEKAIEKLDLEADTSLSKMQEKSNEVPPIRHECDTGSLNGVISFRVPQVVKGPKNARFKNVVEKKTVKSKKKSAKKKGEDPNTAAENGDGGADPKQLTVRHDSD